Sequence from the Candidatus Neomarinimicrobiota bacterium genome:
TGAGAAACGGCAGATCCATGGCGTTGGCGGGACCGTGGTTCATGCGGAGGACTTTGATCCTTCCTTCAATGGTTGAGTCTATCATCAGTTTGTCTCCCTCGTCATTTCAAAACAATTTGATGTGGCTGGACACCCTCGTATTTTCCGTTATCTTTCCCGGCTTTTCAACGGGTAATTACAAATGATGAATTTTCACCAGTCCGCCCTCGATGCCGCACACCTGATCAAAAGTTTTGTCCGGGAAACGCCTGTGGAACACTCTCACTGGCTCAGTGAGGAGACAGGTGCCCACGTCTGGTTCAAGTGCGAGAACCTGCAGCACACCGGCTCTTTCAAGTTTCGAGGTGCAGTAAACAAACTGCTTTCTCTTTCGGACGAGGAAAGATCTTCCGGAGTAGTGTCCGCCTCCACAGGGAATCACGGCGCAGCCGTGGCCCGTGCAGCATCCCTGCTGGAAACAAAGTGTACCATTTTTGTGCCTGAAAACGCCTCTCCCGCCAAGCTTAAAGCCATTAAGGCTTACGGTGCAAAAATAGTAAAAGAAGGGGATGATTGTTTGGTGGCGGAAACAGCAGGGCGCCTTTATGCTTCAGAAAATGGAGTGGCTTATGTGTCTCCTTATAACGATCCTGAAATCGTGGCGGGGCAGGGGACGGTGGGGGTAGAGCTCATAAAACAGTTGCCGGATGTAGAAGCCCTTTTCGTCTCTCTGGGCGGCGGGGGACTCATCTCCGGCATGGCCGGTGCCATGAAAGGCGAAAAAAATGTGACTGTAGTGGCTTGCTCACCAGAGAATTCGCCTGTCATGCACAAGTCCGTAGAAGCGGGAAGAATACTGGATATGGAGTCGAAACCCACCCTGTCAGATGGCACCGCCGGCGGTGTGGAGGAGGGGGCCATCACTTTTGAGCTTTGCCGTGAACTTGTGGACGATTATGTTCTCATTACGGAGCGTGAGATTGCAGAGTCGTTTGGGGCATTTATGAAAAACCACAACATGCTAATCGAAGGGTCCGCCGCTATGGCCATTGCCGGGTTTCTGAAACAGAAAGACCGGTGGTCCGGCAAGCAGGTGGCAATCGTGCTGTGTGGTGCCAACATTAGCACAAAGACGCTGAAAGAACTTTTGTGAAAACCTATTCTCTGGATCAGATCAAGTCAGTCTTGGAGGGAGTGGACCTTATGCCACTTATTGAGGAAGGGTTTGTGGCTTACTCCGATGGGCGATCCGTAGTCCCGCCGGTGGGGGAACTGGTGTTCAAAGATCCGCCCGGCGATGTCCACATCAAGTACGGCTACATCCAAGGGGACGAATATTACTGCATCAAGATCGCTTCTGGCTTTTACCAGAACGAGAAATTGGGGCTCCCCGGTGGCAGCGGCATGATGCTACTTTTCAGGCAAAAAACGGGGGAGCCGGTCTGCGTACTTCACGATGAAGCGTTTCTTACGGATGTTCGTACGGCGGTGGC
This genomic interval carries:
- a CDS encoding threonine/serine dehydratase; protein product: MMNFHQSALDAAHLIKSFVRETPVEHSHWLSEETGAHVWFKCENLQHTGSFKFRGAVNKLLSLSDEERSSGVVSASTGNHGAAVARAASLLETKCTIFVPENASPAKLKAIKAYGAKIVKEGDDCLVAETAGRLYASENGVAYVSPYNDPEIVAGQGTVGVELIKQLPDVEALFVSLGGGGLISGMAGAMKGEKNVTVVACSPENSPVMHKSVEAGRILDMESKPTLSDGTAGGVEEGAITFELCRELVDDYVLITEREIAESFGAFMKNHNMLIEGSAAMAIAGFLKQKDRWSGKQVAIVLCGANISTKTLKELL